The following are encoded in a window of Phragmites australis chromosome 22, lpPhrAust1.1, whole genome shotgun sequence genomic DNA:
- the LOC133905433 gene encoding formin-like protein 4, whose amino-acid sequence MERKGGCCLAPRYGGSSAGAGAQASTAWQMGSIMLKFRPIAPKPAAMAPVPSPSPAPVAPAGAGRGKRKAVGGGGGRRGRKPNKAATVKPVTAVPATVAVQKVGERKESEKEKPLSSRSSSSSGMTSVDSSPPPPPPMSQPATLPLLPVSSVEEEVAAAAEEEPAPTHTVGAQLVAPRALRPVASSWVTVEDVTVTWRDGEAPSAAAADDEAPTFVSDQWGRVTWTNAAFGRAVSAADDGDASAAEVRVGLAGALPAWGTCAGFTCRVRVRHASPRRGGSVVAPCDVWRLDAGGCYLWQLDLQAALTLGGLP is encoded by the coding sequence ATGGAGAGGAAGGGAGGGTGCTGCCTAGCGCCGAGGTACGGCGGCTCCAGTGCCGGCGCCGGGGCGCAGGCGAGCACGGCGTGGCAGATGGGGAGTATCATGCTCAAGTTTAGGCCGATTGCGCCCAAGCCGGCTGCGATGGCTCCCGTGCCGtctccgtcgccggcgccggtggcgcccgcgggagcggggagaGGGAAGCGGAAGGCGGTGGGCGGGGGAGGCGGAAGGAGGGGGCGGAAGCCCAATAAGGCGGCCACGGTCAAGCCGGTGACGGCTGTGCCTGCCACGGTGGCGGTGCAGAAGGTGGGCGAACGGAAGGAGAGCGAGAAGGAGAAGCCTCTGTCCTCGcggtcgtcgtcctcgtcgggGATGACGTCTGTGGACTCgtcgccacctccgcctccgccgatGTCGCAGCCGGCAACGCTGCCGCTCCTTCCCGTGTCGTCGGTGGAGGAGGAAGTCGCTGCAGCcgcggaggaggagccggcgcCTACGCACACCGTGGGAGCGCAGCTGGTGGCTCCGCGCGCGCTGCGCCCGGTGGCGTCTTCTTGGGTGACGGTGGAGGACGTGACAGTTACGTGGCGCGACGGCGAggcgccgtccgccgccgccgcggacgACGAGGCCCCGACGTTCGTCTCGGACCAGTGGGGCCGCGTGACGTGGACGAACGCCGCGTTCGGCCGGGCGGTGTCCGCGGCCGACGACGGCGACGCGTCCGCGGCCGAGGTACGGGTGGGGCTCGCCGGTGCCCTCCCGGCGTGGGGCACCTGCGCGGGGTTCACATGCCGCGTGCGCGTCCGACACGCGAGCCCGCGCCGCGGCGGCTCCGTGGTGGCCCCCTGCGACGTGTGGCGGCTGGACGCCGGCGGCTGCTACCTCTGGCAGCTCGACCTCCAGGCCGCGCTCACCCTCGGTGGCCTCCCGTAA
- the LOC133904503 gene encoding 3-oxoacyl-[acyl-carrier-protein] reductase 4-like, whose product MEAAFFPLPWYSPDLTSKKHHEHLPKLFVNPSAMASTVSYSAGLVAACASRSPQRHGVRRSVRIRATDGASMDGWAARLEAPVAVVTGASRGIGRAIAVALGKAGCKVVVNYAKSGMEAEEVCREIEESGGTAISFSADVSCEAEVESMMRAAIDAWGTLDVLVNNAGITRDALLMRMKRTQWQEVVDVNLTGVYLCAQAAATLMMKRKRKKGRIINIASVSGIIGNVGQANYCAAKAGVIGLTKAMAREYGSRNINVNAVAPGWVSSDMTAKLGEDMERKAIETIPLGRFGKPEEIAGLVEFLAVHPAASYITGQVLPVDGGLSI is encoded by the exons ATGGAGGCAGCCTTCTTTCCGTTGCCTTGGTACTCTCCTGACCTAACAAGTAAAAAACACCATGAGCATCTACCAAAGCTTTTCGTCAATCCCTCTGCCATGGCCTCCACTGTATCATACTCCGCCGGCCTCGTCGCCGCCTGCGCGTCTCGGTCTCCGCAGCGGCATGGCG TTAGGAGGAGTGTCCGAATCAGAGCTACAGATGGAGCGAGCATGGATGGCTGGGCAGCGCGGCTTGAGGCCCCGGTTGCGGTTGTCACTGGAGCGTCCAGAGGGATTGGCAGAGCCATAGCTGTGGCTCTTGGCAAAGCAGGGTGCAAG GTGGTTGTGAACTATGCCAAGTCAGGCATGGAAGCTGAAGAAGTGTGCAGAGAG ATTGAGGAGTCCGGTGGCACGGCGATCAGCTTCTCCGCCGACGTCTCCTGCGAAGCCGAGGTCGAATCCATGATGAGAGCT GCAATTGATGCTTGGGGAACTCTGGATGTCCTGGTAAACAATGCAG GGATTACACGAGATGCGCTGCTGATGCGGATGAAGCGGACGCAGTGGCAAGAGGTGGTCGACGTCAACCTCACGGGTGTCTACCTCTGCGCCCAG GCCGCCGCAAcgttgatgatgaagaggaagaggaagaag GGAAGGATAATCAACATCGCATCGGTTTCCGGGATCATCGGCAACGTCGGGCAGGCCAACTACTGCGCTGCCAAGGCTGGGGTGATCGGGCTGACCAAGGCCATGGCCAGGGAGTATGGGAGCAGAAACATCAAT GTGAACGCTGTTGCTCCGGGCTGGGTTTCGTCTGACATGACCGCGAAACTCGGAGAAGACATGGAACGAAAGGCGATCGAGACCATACCGTTAG GACGGTTTGGCAAGCCAGAAGAGATCGCCGGCCTGGTGGAGTTCCTGGCCGTTCATCCTGCTGCGAGTTACATCACCGGACAG
- the LOC133905249 gene encoding uncharacterized protein LOC133905249, with protein sequence MVEGHVAVICVAVAALALAAAALGIVGEASKSKSFVRYDGANCVYRRTPAFGCGVAAAASLLTGQVVLTAAAGCWDRCRTRSDHRRLGAVFLSVLSWFLAILAACAFVVGAFKNQTAERRPKEDVATYYRCTVLVAGVFVGGSFFSVAAAAVGIASYVALEKAASAAPPQPPVWWGELRQDIVAGQT encoded by the exons ATGGTGGAGGGACACGTGGCCGTGATATGCGTCGCAGTGGCCGCgctcgccctcgccgccgcggcgctcgGGATCGTCGGCGAGGCGAGCAAGTCCAAG TCCTTTGTCAGGTACGACGGGGCGAACTGCGTGTACCGGAGGACGCCAGCGTTCGGCTGCGGCGTCGCGGCGGCAGCCTCACTGCTGACCGGCCAGGTcgtcctcaccgccgccgccggctgctgGGACCGCTGCAGGACGCGGTCCGACCACCGCCGCCTCGGGGCGGTCTTCTTATCTGTGCTCTCATG GTTTCTGGCGATACTGGCGGCGTGCGCATTCGTCGTGGGTGCTTTCAAGAACCAGACGGCGGAGCGACGGCCGAAGGAGGACGTCGCCACCTACTACAGGTGCACCGTCCTGGTGGCCGGAGTGTTCGTCGGGGGCTCATTCTTCTCcgtcgccgcggcggccgtTGGGATCGCCTCTTACGTTGCCCTTGAAAAGGCGGCAAGTGCCGCGCCGCCGCAGCCACCCGTGTGGTGGGGAGAACTCCGGCAGGATATCGTGGCGGGGCAGACGTAG